A genomic window from Vanessa cardui chromosome Z, ilVanCard2.1, whole genome shotgun sequence includes:
- the LOC124543174 gene encoding uncharacterized protein LOC124543174, with amino-acid sequence MWLAAYLLATWLSMSEASRAHYSNISHEFTTPVDEIGPMLHDEGMQTSTVIAGLMPDSFGEMFNFLDGDSFGIGPMHEFVYGWQAIVNTMSMKNNVEVRKRAGLQRFALAGINGITLISHIGVTEIMINGTRTYCFGGVSRPPGRRSVICKGAMYQEGRFTCKVPYLRYPTVLGYKYCIDWYAAVVSTNDTYKTTYCARGESVPKFHYDYICERRDVKIKRVNLTDPNERFNIRNPVVRRAEYYRAPYDILKACPDWYGCNLRISPETLHQPLPTGLLDANETAFVGHGGKYWLALYYTQLSTYAVYFQAHGEYPWQSNRPVVSIDKGGIWEQLLKANIGPDMNLHYNLNGIYNRYPGGVVMPDLMRNDGQVQPSNFRTESRDTAPEDVIVGNAHLSAEGPGGEPNAGEYKFIHDSQIQPRFEHGKNL; translated from the exons ATGTGGTTAGCGGCTTATTTGTTAGCAACATGGCTTTCTATG AGCGAAGCGTCGCGCGCTCACTACAGCAACATTTCCCACGAGTTCACGACTCCAGTGGATGAAATTGGTCCTATGCTCCATGACGAGGGCATGCAAACGTCTACCGTTATAGCCGGTCTCATGCCAGATTCGTTTGGTGAAATGTTCAACTTCCTAGACGGAGACAGTTTCGGAATTG GTCCAATGCACGAGTTTGTTTATGGATGGCAAGCAATTGTAAACACAATGAGTATGAAGAATAACGTCGAAGTACGTAAACGCGCTGGTTTACAGCGTTTTGCTTTAGCGGGGATTAACGGCATAACCCTGATATCACATATTGGTGTAACGGAAATCATGATCAATGGAACTCGGACTTATTGTTTTGGAGGCGTCTCTCGACCGCCTGGAAGAAGAAGTGTTATTTGCaag ggAGCTATGTATCAGGAGGGACGTTTCACATGTAAAGTGCCCTATCTACGGTACCCAACAGTTTTGGGATACAAATACTGCATTGACTGGTACGCCGCTGTTGTGTCCACCAATGATACCTACAAAA CCACATATTGCGCTCGTGGTGAATCTGTTCCTAAATTTCATTACGACTATATTTGCGAAAGAAGAGACGTTAAAATAAAACGAGTCAATTTAACCGATCCTAATGAGAGATTCAATATACGTAATCCCGTAGTGCGACGGGCTGAGTACTATCGCGCTCCTTATGACATATTGAAGGCATGTCCGGACTG GTATGGTTGTAATCTTCGTATATCCCCGGAAACGTTACATCAGCCTTTGCCGACTGGCCTATTAGACGCTAACGAAACAGCTTTCGTTGGACATGGAGGAAAATACTGGCTTGCTCTATATTATACACAG cTCTCTACGTATGCAGTTTATTTCCAAGCTCATGGTGAATATCCTTGGCAGTCCAATAGACCAGTCGTGTCTATTGATAAGG gaGGTATTTGGGAACAGCTACTAAAAGCGAACATAGGTCCCGATATGAACCTGCACTACAATTTGAATGGCATCTACAACAGGTATCCAGGAGGTGTCGTTATGCCTGATCTTATGAGGAACGATGGTcag GTTCAACCATCTAACTTTAGAACGGAATCTCGAGATACTGCTCCAGAAGACGTTATTGTTGGTAATGCTCACCTTTCAGCCGAAGGTCCAG gtGGTGAGCCAAACGCTGGAGAATATAAGTTTATTCACGACTCGCAAATTCAGCCAAGGTTCGAACACGGAAaaaatttgtaa
- the LOC124543333 gene encoding large neutral amino acids transporter small subunit 1, producing MTNERVKMRKQLGLLEGVAIILGIIFGSGIFISPKEVLEKTGSVWGALSVWAACGVLATLGAMSYAELGTTLAQSGGDYHYINEAFGPLPAFLYLWDANLVFVPSTNAIMSLTFANNLLEPIFPNCPIDPLSRKLIAAVTICFLTFINAYDVRFTTRIQNVFMFTKISALVIIIVGGIVWMAGGGVEHFDNGWVGTKTSVSDWSVAFYSGIFSYSGWNYLNFMTEELRDPFVNLPRAIYLSLPLVTAIYLLANVSYLAVLGPTGVRATEAIAVDFAVSALGWMKWAMPTLVAIAILGGLSVHIMTSSRMCFAGARNGHMPELLAHINVKCMSPLPSLVFLMLISLLMLIPNNLTSLITYCTVVESFFTTLSCSAVLWLRYKKPHLVRPIKVSLWMPIVFVTVCVVLLVVPIVSEPVAVVAGALMTLAGVPVYFLFVRSEPKVVREVSTKFTHLCQKLFLSAVEDKEE from the exons ATGACTAACGAAAGGGTAAAAATGCGAAAACAGCTGGGGCTATTGGAAGGGGTAGCGATAATTCTGGGTATTATATTTGGCAGTGGTATTTTTATATCTCCTAAAGAAGTCTTAGAAAAAACTGGATCGGTATGGGGTGCGTTATCGGTTTGGGCTGCGTGCGGAGTACTAGCGACTCTCGGAGCTATGTCTTATGCCGAACtag GTACAACTCTAGCTCAAAGCGGAGGTGATTATCATTACATCAATGAAGCCTTTGGACCATTGCCAGCTTTTCTGTACTTATGGGATGCTAATTTAGTGTTTGT ACCGAGTACAAATGCAATTATGTCCTTAACATTTGCAAACAATCTTTTGGAACCAATCTTTCCAAATTGTCCAATAGACCCACTTAGTCGAAAGCTTATTGCAGCAGTAACAATTT GTTTCCTAACATTCATAAATGCCTATGATGTGAGGTTTACAACCcgcatacaaaatgtatttatgttcaCCAAGATCTCAGCACTAGTCATTATTATAGTTGGTGGTATTGTTTGGATGGCAGGAG GAGGAGTAGAACACTTTGACAATGGATGGGTTGGAACAAAAACATCTGTGAGTGACTGGTCCGTTGCATTCTATTCAGGAATCTTTTCTTATTCTGGATG gaattaCCTGAACTTTATGACAGAGGAACTACGGGACCCATTTGTAAATTTGCCTCGAGCTATTTATCTGTCACTACCATTGGTTACAGCTATATATCTCTTGGCTAATGTATCATATCTTGCTGTACTGGGTCCAACAGGAGTAAGAGCCACTGAAGCTATTGCAGTT GACTTTGCCGTGTCTGCTTTAGGCTGGATGAAATGGGCGATGCCTACATTAGTGGCTATTGCTATACTTGGTGGTCTGTCTGTGCATATTATGACATCATCGCGTATGTGCTTCGCAGGTGCTAGAAATGGTCACATGCCGGAATTGTTGGCACATATAAATGTCAAATGTATGTCACCGCTACCATCACTTGTGTTCCTa ATGTTGATCTCCCTTTTAATGCTGATCCCGAACAATTTGACTTCATTAATCACATACTGCACTGTGGTGGAATCATTCTTCACAACTCTCAGCTGCAGTGCGGTGCTGTGGCTGCGGTATAAAAAGCCACACTTAGTTAGGCCTATTAAG gtgTCTCTATGGATGCCAATAGTATTTGTGACGGTCTGTGTGGTGCTGTTAGTGGTACCGATAGTCAGTGAACCTGTTGCCGTAGTGGCTGGTGCTCTAATGACCCTCGCTGGAGTCCCCGTATACTTCCTATTTGTGCGGTCCGAGCCCAAAGTTGTTAGAGAAGTATCGA CTAAGTTCACTCATTTGTGCCAGAAACTATTCCTGTCTGCCGTTGAAGACAAAGAAGAATGA